The following DNA comes from Oscillospiraceae bacterium.
CTGCCTTCTTATGAAATTTACCTGTGACCGCCAGCAGCTGACAGAGGCTGTATTAAATGTGCAGCGCGCTGTATCTGCCAAAAGTTCCATCCCTGCACTGCAGGGTATTCTATTAAAGGCAAAGCAAAACAGTATTTTCCTTTGCGGCTATGATGCCGAAATGCTCGGCATGACCACCGAAATCGCTGCAAGTGTTACAGAAACGGGTACCGTTGTACTTTCTGCCAAGCTTTTCGGCGATATTGTACGCCGTCTGCCTGACGCCGGGGTCCATATTGAAACCGATGACCGCAACATGACAACCATTCAAAGCGGGCAGAGTAACTTTTCCATTGTCGGCATTCCATCAGAAGAGTACCCGGAACTGCCGCATGTTTCCGGTGAGCGCAGCATTCAGCTGCCTGGCTGTGTACTCAAGGAAATGATTCGCCAGACAATCTTTGCTGTAGCCGAAAGCGATGCCAAGCCAATTCACACCGGCACCCTGTTTGAAATCGGCGATGGAAAAATCCGCCTGATCAGTGTAGACGGCTACCGTTTGGCAATCCGCGAAGAACGAGTGCAGAGCGAAGAGCAGAACCTCTCTTTTGTAGTGCCGGGTAAGGCCCTGCAGGAAGTCAGCAAACTGCTGCCGGACAGCGATGAGGCCTGCACGCTGCAGGTTGGCAGCCGCCACATTCTGTTTATGATTGGCAGCTATACGGTCATTGCAAGGCTGCTTGAGGGCGAGTTTTTGGATTACCGTGCGGCAATTCCACAGGCCAACAGCACAACAATCCTGGTAAAGACCAGCGACTTCATCGACAGTGTCGAGCGCGTTTCTCTTTTGATTACTGATCGGCTGAAAAGCCCTATCCGCTGCATTTTTGAGGAAAACAGCGTCCGCCTTTCCAGCTATACACCGATTGGGCGCGCAAGCGATCAATTCCCTGCAAAGCTGACCGGGCAGAATGTGGAAATGGGCTTTAATAACCATTACCTGCTTGATGCCCTGCGCAATGCCGAGGGCGACCAGGTTAAGATTGAGCTGAACGGTCCGCTTTCACCTATGAAAGTACTGCCGACCGAGGGCAACAGCTTTCTGTTCCTTGTTCTGCCGGTCCGTTTGAAAGCTTCAGAAGAAGAAGAATAAGCGCTTTTCCTGCGCAGTTACGATAAAATATCACGAGAAAAAGGATTAAACTATATGAATAGGGAAATTATAACAATCAGTACGCCCTATATTCGCCTGGATGCCCTGCTGAAAATGGCCGGTGCCGTAGATACTGGCGGCCGCGCCAAATATGTGATTCAGGGTGGGCAGGTGCAGGTAAACGGTGAAGTCTGTACAATGCGTGGCAAAAAACTGCGCCCGGGCGATATTGCAGCCTATGCCGGCCGTTCTTTTGAGGTAGCAGGGTGAGGCTGCTTTCGCTTTTCTGCCGCGGCTACCGCAATTTGGAAGAAACACAGTTTACCCCGCAGCCGGGGGTCAATGTGCTGTGGGGGCAGAATGCTCAAGGAAAAACCAACCTGCTTGAGGCCTTGTGGATTTTTACCGGCGGGCGCAGTTTTCGCGGCGCAAAAGACAGCGAGCTGCCCTGCCGCGGGCAGAGTAGTGCCCAGCTGAAACTCACCTATTACAGCGAAGAGCGGGAGCAGTCCGCTGAAATCCGCATTGGGGGCGGGCGGCGGCAGGCCTTTTTAAATGGCATTGCGCTGCGCTCTCCGGGGGAACTAGTGGGGCATGTCTATGCGGTCATTTTTTCGCCGGAACACCTTTCTCTGGTGCGCGGCGGCCCCGCAAACCGGCGCAGTTTTCTGGATGCGGCCCTTTGTCAGATAAAGCCCGGATATGCCCGGCTTTTGAGCCGCTACCACCGTGCACTTTCCCAGCGTAATTCGCTTCTAAAGGACATTCCGCGCCATTGGGAGCTTGCCGATACACTGCCGGTTTGGGATTCGCGTCTGGTACAGGATGGCGAAAAAATCGTGTTTCAGCGTAAAAGTTATCTTGAGCGCCTTTCTGTATTTGCCGATTCTGTTTATGCGGGTCTGAGCCATGGAAAAGAGAAGCTCCAGCTTTCTTATGCCGCTTCTGCAGAAAATCTTGCAGAAGCTCTGCAGAAAGATCAGAAGAAAGATATCCGGCAGGGGTTTACCGGTGCCGGCCCGCACCGGGACGACATAGAAATTTTGCTCGACGGCAGCCCGGCCCGCGCCTATGCTTCACAGGGGCAGAAGCGCAGCATTGTGCTGGCGCTGAAGCTTGCCGAGGCGCGTATTTTAGAGGAGTGCACCGGCGAAAAGCCGGCGGTTCTGCTGGACGACGTTTTGAGTGAACTGGACAGTACCCGGCAGGATTATCTGCTGAATCACCTGACAGAATGCCAGGTCTTTATTACCTGCTGCGAGCCGGCACAGGCGCAGGTCCTGCGCGGCGGCGGTCTGTTTCAGGTACAAGAGGGGCGCATTGTCCCTGCCGGTCCGGCACAACAGAAAGGAGACAGCCATGTATCTGCACTTGGGGCAGAAGACCGTCATTCGCAGTGAAGATATTCTGGGCATTTTTGATATGGAAAAATCTACTCTGTCTGCTTCTACGCGGGCATACCTTGCAAAAAGCGAAAAAGAGGGACATGTGGTCAATGTGTCAATGGAAATGCCAAAAAGCTTTGTGCTGTGCTGCTTTCCAGATGGCCGCGAGACCGTGTATATTACACCGATTGGTTCTGCTACCCTGCTCAAGCGCGCAGGTTTTATGGAAGAACTGAGAAATGTAAATGCTGACAGACAGGAGCTGATAAAATGACCAAACGAAAAAGCCCGTGCTGCCCATACTGCGGAAAACGGGTAAATCCCCTGATGGCTTTTGTACTGAAAGATCAGGGTGAGTACCGCTGCACAAAGTGCCGTGGTATTTCCAATGTTCATCTCAATTACGCAATCTATCGCCTGGCGGTGGTTCTTGTGCTTACCTCCGCAGCAATTCTTTTGATAGAGGAAATCTTTATCCGCCGCTTTTCGTGGTATTCTCCCCTGCTCGTTTTTCTCCCATTTTTGTTTTTTTATCTTCTTTCGCCATTTTATGTGGAGCTGAGACGCCCAATTATTAAGCGCAAGCCCATTGGGCACCGTGCGCCAAACAGCATTACCGGCGGCATCAGTGATGAGGTGTATGCGGCATCTCTTGAAGGCACACAGACAGACAGCGGCGCAGAAGAGCCGACCGTGAGCGTACCTTCTCTGTACGACCGGCCGGCCTACCGCAGACAGCAGAGAACTGCCGCACCAAATGAGGAGCCGACGATTATGATGGACCACGTTAGTCGCCGTCCCGCCGCACAGCGTCCGCTGCGCAGCAGGCAGGAGGAAGTTTCGCCGCAAAAGGCCGTGCAGCAATTGGAAAAGAATGTGGCACAGCAGGCACACCCTGTGTTTTATGAGAAACCGCAAACAAAAGCGCCAGAGGGAAGATATCGCGCCTACCGCGCACCTCTTGGGGAAAATCAGGAGGAAAAACATGAGTAAAAATCCTGCCTGCTGCCCGTGGTGCGGCGCGCATTTTTCGCTGGCAGAGCGCCTGCGCGCAAAACAGGAAAAGACAGACAGCTGCCCATTTTGCGGGAAAAAGACGATGGCCTGCCGCAGCAAAAAAAGGCTTGTGCTGTTTTGGCTTTTGTTTGCGGGCATGTGTGCGGCTGATTTCTTTCTGCTGGTCTTTGGCGTGCCAATACTGGCAGTTTGGCTTTTAACAGCGGCTTTTGCAGCTGCGCTGTGGTTTTTGCGCGGCTGGACAGTTGTATTTCGCAAAAATTTATCCTGAAAAATGGCTTTACATACAAAGACAAAAGAAACCGCAGATACAGAAATAAAAATTGAGGCCGGCGCACAGGCGGCGGCCCCGGTTACAGGCGGGTTTCCCACAGGAGGTTGCAATTTTGAAGATCAATCAGGTAACACATGCAGAGGAAACATATAATGCGGACCAAATACAGGTATTGGAAGGACTGGAAGCGGTGCGCAAGCGCCCCGGCATGTACATTGGCTCTACCGGCGAGCGCGGCCTGCACCATTTGGTGTACGAAATCGTCGACAATGCTGTCGATGAGGCACTGGCCGGCTTTTGCGACCGCATTGATGTAAAAATCGAGCCGGAAAATATTATCAATGTCACCGACAATGGCCGCGGCATTCCGGTGGGTGTCGAACACAAAACCGGCCTGCCCGCGCTGACAGTTGTCTATACCGTCCTGCATGCCGGCGGCAAGTTTGGCGGCGGCGGATACAAGGTTTCTAGCGGCCTGCACGGCGTGGGCGCTTCGGTTGTCAATGCGCTGTCTTCTTGGCTGGAGGTCAAGGTAATCCACGACGGAAAAATTTATTTTCAGCGCTTTGAAAAAGGAAAGGTTGCCTGTGACTTAAAAATCATCGGCGATGCAGAGCCCGGCCAGAGCGGTACCAACGTGCGCTTTTTGGCGGACCCTGATATTTTCTGCGATACGACTGTTTACCGCTATGATATTCTGCAGAAGCGTCTGCGCGAGCAGGCATTCTTAAATGCCGGTGTCAACATCATTTTGACAGATGCGCGCGACCCGGAAAATCTAATTTCAAACCGCTACTGCTACGAAGGCGGACTTTCCAGTTTTGTCGAGTTTATCAATAAAGACAAAGAGGCTGTTCACCCCGATGTAATCCACTTTTCCGCGGTTGCACCAGATGGCAACTCCACTGCAGAAATTGCTATGCAGTACACGGATTCTTACAGTGAGGTGCTTTTGTCTTTTGCAAACGACGTGCACACCACTGACGGCGGCACCCATGTCGAGGGCTTTAAGCGCGCCTTGACTCGCGTGATGAACACCTACGCGCACCAGCACAATCTGCTGAAAGACAGCGATGAAAACCTGAGCGGCGACGACGTGCGCGAGGGCTTAACCGCTATTGTCAGCATTAAAGTAAAAGATGCCCAGTT
Coding sequences within:
- the dnaN gene encoding DNA polymerase III subunit beta, with the protein product MKFTCDRQQLTEAVLNVQRAVSAKSSIPALQGILLKAKQNSIFLCGYDAEMLGMTTEIAASVTETGTVVLSAKLFGDIVRRLPDAGVHIETDDRNMTTIQSGQSNFSIVGIPSEEYPELPHVSGERSIQLPGCVLKEMIRQTIFAVAESDAKPIHTGTLFEIGDGKIRLISVDGYRLAIREERVQSEEQNLSFVVPGKALQEVSKLLPDSDEACTLQVGSRHILFMIGSYTVIARLLEGEFLDYRAAIPQANSTTILVKTSDFIDSVERVSLLITDRLKSPIRCIFEENSVRLSSYTPIGRASDQFPAKLTGQNVEMGFNNHYLLDALRNAEGDQVKIELNGPLSPMKVLPTEGNSFLFLVLPVRLKASEEEE
- a CDS encoding RNA-binding S4 domain-containing protein; its protein translation is MNREIITISTPYIRLDALLKMAGAVDTGGRAKYVIQGGQVQVNGEVCTMRGKKLRPGDIAAYAGRSFEVAG
- the recF gene encoding DNA replication/repair protein RecF: MRLLSLFCRGYRNLEETQFTPQPGVNVLWGQNAQGKTNLLEALWIFTGGRSFRGAKDSELPCRGQSSAQLKLTYYSEEREQSAEIRIGGGRRQAFLNGIALRSPGELVGHVYAVIFSPEHLSLVRGGPANRRSFLDAALCQIKPGYARLLSRYHRALSQRNSLLKDIPRHWELADTLPVWDSRLVQDGEKIVFQRKSYLERLSVFADSVYAGLSHGKEKLQLSYAASAENLAEALQKDQKKDIRQGFTGAGPHRDDIEILLDGSPARAYASQGQKRSIVLALKLAEARILEECTGEKPAVLLDDVLSELDSTRQDYLLNHLTECQVFITCCEPAQAQVLRGGGLFQVQEGRIVPAGPAQQKGDSHVSALGAEDRHSQ
- a CDS encoding DUF370 domain-containing protein; this encodes MYLHLGQKTVIRSEDILGIFDMEKSTLSASTRAYLAKSEKEGHVVNVSMEMPKSFVLCCFPDGRETVYITPIGSATLLKRAGFMEELRNVNADRQELIK
- the gyrB gene encoding DNA topoisomerase (ATP-hydrolyzing) subunit B, with amino-acid sequence MKINQVTHAEETYNADQIQVLEGLEAVRKRPGMYIGSTGERGLHHLVYEIVDNAVDEALAGFCDRIDVKIEPENIINVTDNGRGIPVGVEHKTGLPALTVVYTVLHAGGKFGGGGYKVSSGLHGVGASVVNALSSWLEVKVIHDGKIYFQRFEKGKVACDLKIIGDAEPGQSGTNVRFLADPDIFCDTTVYRYDILQKRLREQAFLNAGVNIILTDARDPENLISNRYCYEGGLSSFVEFINKDKEAVHPDVIHFSAVAPDGNSTAEIAMQYTDSYSEVLLSFANDVHTTDGGTHVEGFKRALTRVMNTYAHQHNLLKDSDENLSGDDVREGLTAIVSIKVKDAQFESQTKAKLGNTEIGTLVNSVVGDKLSTYLEEHPAVAKSIFEKALAASRARAAARKARDLVRRKSVLETASLPGKLADCQSRDPDETEIYIVEGDSAGGSAKMGRDRKFQAILPLWGKMLNVEKARLDKVYGNEKLMPIVTALGTGIGEEFDISKLRYGKIIIMADADVDGSHIRILLLTFFFRFMKQLVEEGHIYLAQPPLYRLTKNQQHYYAYTDAQREKLMAELGQTEMQRYKGLGEMDPEQLWETTMNPDTRIMRRVEVEDAAAADAAFTVLMGDKVEPRRQYIEENAKYAENLDV